In the Archocentrus centrarchus isolate MPI-CPG fArcCen1 chromosome 11, fArcCen1, whole genome shotgun sequence genome, CGACAGTGAAACCTCACAAAGTCCTTGTTCAGTATGTCCACAGAGTAAGCCTTTGATGCTGTTCATTATATTTTGAGTGACACATGACTGAGACTTCATGGCTACACTGCAGagcttcatgtggccttcaaacAGAGACGGAATAGTCTGAGAAGCCCCCCAGCTGTGCAGAGTGACTGTGATGTAAAAACTTTCTTTCACACATAAACTGTGACTCACGTGTCGCTGCTGTGTCCGCTCACTTAGAGAAAAATCCTTACTTAACGTGTTTCGCTGCGGCTCGCTCTTCTTCACTTCCGCCTCGTCCTGCCTCTTCCTCACCTGCCGGCGCCACGCCCTTCAGGTGACACGTTTCCTGTGGGGatttcagcttcttcttccttttctttttctttgctccCAATGATTTTTGGGAGCTTCATAAACACGaagaaaagtatttttttcaaACGCAGTCTTTATTCTAATCGTTTCacttatgtatgtatttattttatgccagtttttttcatattaattcCATTAATAAAGTATATTATATGTTCATTTCACCACTTGTGCTTTATTGATTTAACGTTAATctgttttggggaaaaaaaatacgcGCTTCTGCGCATGTGTGAGCCAACCAAATCTGCGCGCGGTACACCTGTGCACGCCAGTATAATCAGGTAATTGCGGCGGGAAGCGCGTGAGCAGAGCTGCAGGGCTGCAGCTGTGGGTCGTTTCAGGTTGTATTACTGAAGTATAACTGCGCACAGAACTATTGGAGACAAATAATAACTGCTTTATCCAAACATCCGGTTTATTACCAGTCTGTAGCTGCTGCCTGCAGAGCTATCAGCCATGAACGCCTCTACCAGCAGAGAGGATGCAAGCCCACCAGGTAACCACTGCTCGTAGCTACGCGGTGCATCCACCTGCTACAACAGGTCCTGCAGTCAGACATGAAACTTTGAAAGGCTGTCCGAGCGCTGCAGGCCGCGGCGGGCTTATTTGAACTGCACATGTGAAGAGAAACTACCTCAGTGAGGGGCCCGCAGGGTGGGCGCCTCAGCCTCAGTCACGCtgctttctgttctctgttatGACGGTTTTATTGATGCTCTGTTTTCTTCATTTAATTCCACTTTCTGGTTTTCACTGTGGCAGCAGGCTCCCACGCTGTGGGACGAACCTCCATCAGTTGTGGGTTTATTAGCCTTAACAAGCAACTGGTAAGCTGTAATTAATCTGCATTTGGCGGCCATAAGAGCGTctctttaaaatgtaaagttcTGCTCCTTTCCCGTGTTTTATGTTATATTTCAATGCCTTATCTTTAATCTTGGGCCGGGAGTAGGACACTAAGCTACAGGAACAAGTTAGAGCTGCTCGGTCACAGCAGAACTCTGCAGGCTTtggaaaagctgcatttattcAACCTAAAGAAAGAATTAAGGACATTTTGTGGAATAATTGGGGAGGTGTAAGTGCCAGGCTTAAAGGCAAAAACAGCACGATGTGGCGCAGTAGTAATAATATTTATTCTATTCTtccagttgtggtcagaagccATAACTTTAAGACAGGCACCTGTTATGTGCTGCTCCTCCCACTCTGTGACAGCTAGAACTCCACGTGGAGTCACGTTTGCAGCTGCTGAGTTAAAGCTGAGGGTAGAAACAGAAACTCCCAGTCAGgatctgctgctttttcttGTTGGGAGCGTCCTGTTTCAGTTCGAGTCAGGTGTGAACATCATTTCCTGTTACCTGTGCTTCTCTGGGCAGCCATCTTGAAAAGACACTTTCTGCTGTTCtgaaaatctgatttaaaaatacaaatttcttAGAGTTTGCTGACCCACATGAAGGTTTGAAAATCTCCTCCTCAGAAGTTCTGCTTTCACTGCCATCTTTAGATGGTTCAGTTCAGGTCTCTCTGCTAgttctttgtttttactcagtttcttctttcggctgctccctttacgggtcgccacagcagatcatctgcctccagctCACCCTGTCCTCAGGTCCTCTTCTGTCCCTgcaacctcctctgaggtcttcctcttctcctcctgcctgcagctccatcttcatcctcctttttccagtatatccaccctccctcctctgcacatgtccaaaccatctcagtcttgcttctctaactttgtctccaacctGCTGatcctgagctgtccctctgacgTCCTCATCTctaatcctgtccctcctgctccctcccagtgaagatctgagcatcctcagctcagcctcctgtcttcttgtctccaaaccatcatcacagcaggtctcactaccatcctgtaaaccttccctttctcttatgcttctttatttctgtctcagtgACCCCTGACACTcacctccacccactccaccctgcctgcgctctcttcttcacctctctcgtgctctgtctgttgctttggatggtatttaaactcatctaccttcttataacaaaaacaataaaggtTCTTAAAATATGTAGTAGGTTTCATGAACTTTCAGTTTATTGCTGAGGTAGCTGTGAAATAATCACATGGAGTCTGTGGAGTTTCCTCCATGTTGGACATGAAGCAGGAGCTGCACCTTCAGAGTGGTCTGTAAGACGAGCTGTTGGAGAGCTTTATAATCGTCCTCCACTGTGGGAGTGGGGTGAGGAATCACTGAATGGCACAACGGATGTGAATCAGCAGCTTTTCCGTTCTGATCTGGTTTTTGACTGTCTTGCTGTCACAGAGATGCTGACAGATGAAGGTCACCCTGCTGTCCATAAACTTTGGATAAAAACCCTCAAGATCACAGTCTCACCGCTCCAGCCGTTAGCAGCAGCCTTTTCCTCCAAAGATGGAATTTCACTCTTTCCCTCCTTGTTTTCCTCATCATTCCCACTGCACATCCACATGTAAAAGAACCATAAGCGCTGACTCCATGCAGCAGGCTGCTTCTGTAGAGCAGCCTGCTGCATGGATCAGATCAGGACGCCGCCAGGTTCACGTGCACAGCCAAATCAAAACTGGGTTTGAGTGATAAATGAGAGCTGAGCATTAAGGCTTCCAGTGTGAAGatttcacacacaaatctgtatgtgcgtgtgtgtgtgtgtttttacacacatttatgGTGTTTATCTCAGGCAGGGTGGAGAACCTTGTTTCATTAGTCAATAATGAGGAAATATCAGCAGATTTAATAAAGCTAATTATTAGTTGTGTGTTGAATCTTGACCCAGTTCTCTGTTGTTTTTTCCACGTGTCAGAGCACTATGTGCCGCAGTCATCATTAGCCGCTGcagcatcatcttcatcagctccagcaggaggaggaggaggtttgtACCTGAATGCCTACGAGGTGTCCTTTCCCCTGGAGGAGGGTATAGAACGACCCCCCGCCTATCACCTGAACCAGGGCCAGCAGATGATGGATGGTATGTCAGTGAAACTGTGGGACCATCTATAAACATGACTGTAATTCCTGAACAGTTATTCCAATACTTTAACTAAAACTGGAACTCTGCACTTCAGTCTCAccttgtttgatttaaaacctGCTGCAGGTGTGCAGAAACGTCCAAAATATCTGCGACATATTTGCTGCATCTTTAATGTGATGTTTGCATGCCGCCTCTAAAAGGGGTTTGGACTTTCTggtgaaataaaagaaataaatattcaCAAACTCTGAagttgtgtgcgtgcgtgtgtgtgtgtttgtgtcccgCAGAGCCGGTGGTGCAAGAGCCTCCTCACTCTCAGTACAgcactttcatcctgatctctAACCTGCGAGCTCACCTGTACGTCACTCTGGAGAAGAACGCCTGGCTGCAGAAGCGCATCGAGGAGCTCGAGGAGGAACGCAACTTCCTGCGCTGCCAGCTGGATCGCTTCATCGTCAGCATGAGGAGTCCAGAGGGTGAGGCGTTCATTTAAAGTCTTTCTTGCATACAGAAATGagcaaatatttcaaatttttttggATGCATTTTCTTAATTACAGAGTGGAGCGCGGACGCCCAGCGTGGTGTGAAGGTCCAGCCTGCCAGCTCTCCTTCCCCTCTGTCCCCCATGACCACCAGGTCCGGAATGACCCTCAAACGCATCCAAGGATCAGGATCTCGGACCCGCCGCAATGCTGGTGAGGAAGATGCCGACACACAACTGTAAATgaacaattttaaatatttaattttaaggtAGAGATGCCCTCCATCCATGTCATGGTTTCTTAATGTAGCCAGGCAGGAGTTTCATGTGGAGGAAGACAAATACTACACTGAGGATGAGTacgtggaggaggaggaagaagaagaggaggaggaggaggaagatgtggACTCTTCAGCAGAGAAGGGGCTAAAGAAGAAGTGCAGAGGGCGGGTCAGTGGAGAGCCcaggatgaagatgaggagggTCTTCAGGATCACACACGGGAGGGAGCGACAAAGAGGTGAGGGTCATGTGACAGAACACGTGACTCTGTTCTGTTGACAAAGATCAGCTGTTTCCCGCGCAGGGTTAACTGCTGCCTCGGCCCCACTATTCAAACTATTCAGAGCGCCTCCATGTTCTTAATGAAATCAAATATGGGCTCTGAAGACTACAAGCTGCATTTTTAACCCAAGCAAAGAGGTCATAATTAGAAACTCACTTACTGAAGCTAATCAGCTGGTtgaactagggtttaatatttttcccgaaaatgacatgaatcaaatcccgggaaaagacgagccatttcccgggaatcaatatttccttaaatttaacattctgaagctatttcttttcttttcttttcttttcttttcttttcttttcttttcttttctgtactTTCGCTctacttttttcccggtttcccgtcttaacgtttcccgggaaactggaaatggttctgattgcatttcccgggaatcccggctcccgggattaaaccctagtttgAACCTCAGCCTGTGATCCCTCACACACAGTAAACGCTCTGttttaccccccacccccagttaAAGATCCCGATGGGGTTTTGATCCGTTACAAGAAGATCCTGTCCACCTACCAGCGGGTGAGGAGCATGTCCCGAGCCTTTCAGATCCACGGAGTCGACCGGAACACCATGGCCTCCACCTCCCCCATcgctgagctgctgctggtggctCCGGAGAAGGTGAGGACTTCATGTTCCTCTGCATGATGTGCTCAGATCTCATGATTTATGAAGCTCTTATAGTCAGAAGTCAGATAACTGCTAATAAATAACTGATTTTAGCTGATCCAGGTCACAGAAACAACCTGATGCCTTTCTGCTAATTTTcttcaaatacattttaattaactCCAGTTCATACTCCTAATGCAGACTTTCCAGGTTCAaggagctgtttttaaagtaattCAGCCATCTTTATAATACCACCAGCTTTTATTAATCACGCAGAGCATCTTTCTGCATATCTCACCATAAAACTGACATTACTTCAGCATCGTAAACAGTCCCGACATTCCCGGCAGGTGACGGAAGTCGGGGAGTTTGAGGCATCCAAGGAGAAGCTGCTGGACTACGCCCGGAGGTGCTACAAGACGATGGATGACGAGACGCACGCCAAAGTGCAGACCATGAAGAAGACTCACAAGCTGCTGCCCATCTCCTACAGGTTCAGAAACTGACTGCAGAGGGAGGCCAGCAGCAGGCTCACCGAGAGCCGAAAAGATGGgagttaaaaaattaaatggcaGCTCACAGggcgagttttttttttttttttcttcaatacgCTGCTCGATTTATAGGATTTAGTTTTTCTGTTGTGCAGCTGTTActgtttttcctccctctcagaTGTTTAACGGTGTTTCTCACCGGAGACTGAACGTTTGTTTGCTTTACGTCAGGAATTAACTGAAGCTCTATACATGCTGTTAATTATGACGCCCTCAGAGatggtttttcttttcatgggTGATTTATCAGTGCCTGCAGGTGTTTATGGAGCAGGTATGAGATGGAAGTTGGAGTACAAGTGTTTTGAATTTTGCTCTGAATAATTGTTGGCATCATTTCCTGTAAGTTTTTGTTATAAAAGAGAGAAATATTTGTGGCAGTATTTGATTTTGCTTCCTGTGCTGATgagtgtctttttttgtttgttacttaaaacaaactttattaGTTTGTGTATTTCATGCATAAGATCTTTAAGTTAAACATGATGTGATTTTTGAATTGTgacaacagaaaatgtaaaatgttgtgTTGGATATTAAATAACCTTAAGTGCATTGTTTGGTGATCAGTGTGAAGGGTGTGAGCAGAATAATGACCTTATGGTTCTGAATTTAAAGAGAAATCCTGCTGCAGAGGAGCTGCCAGCTCAGGCACGACTTACACTAACCTCTGCTTTACAGTTCCAGCCTTTAACACGTGCAGTACTCCTGCCAGGAGCCTCAGGCCCCGCCCACCCACCCGCCGGCCGCTCTGACTCACCTGATGAGCCCTGATTCAGGCTGACAAAGTGACGATACACTGAGCTCAGGGTTTACGTGTAAACTCATCACTTATCACCAAGAGTTACACCAAAAGattttgctaaaaaaaagtGATATCCAGTTTAAAAAACCAAATAGACTTGCAGACTGCAGCGCCCCCCGGTGGAAGAAAGTGATTTAGTTTATGAAATTCTGATCAAGGATTTCAGAAATGATCACTTTGATCAGGActccaaacaaaaagcaaaaccaaaatACTAGATGGTACAAAAAGATCCATGAAGTTGGTTGTTTCTGGTTTGTAGATCAGATTTTTCCTCATACactgtatttatatattaaatgcAGGTACAGGTGATGGCCCACAGCATTTATGGCCTAAAATTGCTGGTAATTTTAttagtttaaatattttttcccataaaaagagaaaaaatctaAAGGTTCCCAGATGCACTctgcaacaacacaacaagCTGAAAACAGTCACAGCTGCTTCATGTCCAGAGTTTCtgcacaacaacaaacacacaatcacaccaaagcagctgaaactgaccgACAGCCCCCTCTGCTTCTTACCTGCTGACTGCATCAGCATCACACAGGTTTCACTGACGTCTGTG is a window encoding:
- the LOC115788605 gene encoding coiled-coil domain-containing protein 106-like, whose protein sequence is MNASTSREDASPPEHYVPQSSLAAAASSSSAPAGGGGGLYLNAYEVSFPLEEGIERPPAYHLNQGQQMMDEPVVQEPPHSQYSTFILISNLRAHLYVTLEKNAWLQKRIEELEEERNFLRCQLDRFIVSMRSPEEWSADAQRGVKVQPASSPSPLSPMTTRSGMTLKRIQGSGSRTRRNAARQEFHVEEDKYYTEDEYVEEEEEEEEEEEEDVDSSAEKGLKKKCRGRVSGEPRMKMRRVFRITHGRERQRVKDPDGVLIRYKKILSTYQRVRSMSRAFQIHGVDRNTMASTSPIAELLLVAPEKVTEVGEFEASKEKLLDYARRCYKTMDDETHAKVQTMKKTHKLLPISYRFRN